Proteins from a single region of Streptomyces spinoverrucosus:
- a CDS encoding dynamin family protein: MVTLDVRPQLLDALSALRDRVAAARFPLPLAGAPRARANRDELLAQLDDYLVPRLREPEAPLLAVVGGSTGAGKSTLVNSLVGRRVSEAGVLRPTTRTPVLVCHPEDHHWFSGMRVLPDLTRVWMPHREPDDDLLGPGENPARVLRIEAAETLPPGLALLDAPDIDSLVADNRTLAAELICAADIWIMVTTAARYADAVPWHLLRAAKEYDATLITVLDRVPHQVVSEVSRQYGALLTKAGLGDVPRFTVPELPESAWGGGLLPATAVAPLRTWLAQQTQDRGARQHAMARTAHGVLNSLKSRMPELASAAAAQYAAALRLTSAVDLAYDNEHARVKGRLQSGAVLAGDALKRWRAFPLDCTAGELLDALVESLSALLLCAVTAADERVDDSWRREPAARAPELVDRDASLENAEHRIGMAVRRWRREVEEYAEDEVRGLDRGAAQDPEVIAALVATALLGGRRARSAGEGLAERIGAHGALRLRDRGGRLLTEYVNRVMHNERERRLAPLDALDVHPEPQAELIAALSVLQKER; this comes from the coding sequence GTGGTGACCTTGGACGTACGGCCTCAGCTGCTCGACGCACTTTCCGCCCTGCGCGACCGCGTCGCCGCCGCACGCTTCCCGCTGCCCCTGGCGGGGGCCCCACGCGCGCGTGCCAACCGCGACGAACTACTCGCCCAGCTCGACGACTACTTGGTGCCCCGCCTGAGAGAGCCTGAAGCGCCCTTGCTGGCGGTCGTGGGCGGCTCCACGGGCGCCGGCAAGTCGACCCTCGTCAACTCCCTCGTCGGCCGCCGAGTGAGCGAGGCCGGCGTCCTGCGGCCCACGACCCGGACGCCTGTCCTGGTCTGCCACCCGGAGGATCATCACTGGTTCAGCGGCATGCGCGTCCTGCCCGACCTCACGCGCGTGTGGATGCCCCACCGCGAGCCCGACGACGATCTGCTGGGCCCCGGCGAGAACCCCGCGCGCGTGCTGCGGATCGAGGCCGCCGAGACCCTGCCGCCGGGCCTCGCCCTCCTCGACGCGCCCGACATCGACTCCTTGGTCGCCGACAACCGCACCCTCGCCGCCGAGCTGATCTGTGCCGCCGACATCTGGATCATGGTCACCACGGCCGCTCGGTACGCCGACGCCGTCCCCTGGCACCTGCTGCGCGCCGCCAAGGAGTACGACGCCACGCTGATCACGGTCCTCGACCGGGTCCCCCACCAGGTCGTCTCCGAGGTCTCCCGGCAGTACGGCGCCCTGCTCACCAAGGCCGGCCTCGGCGACGTGCCCCGCTTCACCGTGCCCGAACTGCCCGAGTCCGCCTGGGGCGGCGGGCTGCTGCCGGCCACCGCCGTCGCGCCGCTGCGCACCTGGCTCGCCCAGCAGACCCAGGACCGCGGCGCCCGCCAGCACGCCATGGCCCGTACGGCGCACGGCGTCCTCAACTCGCTCAAGTCCCGGATGCCCGAACTGGCCAGCGCCGCCGCAGCCCAGTACGCCGCCGCCCTCCGGCTCACCTCCGCCGTCGACCTCGCCTACGACAACGAGCACGCGCGCGTAAAGGGGCGCCTGCAGTCCGGTGCCGTGCTCGCCGGGGACGCCCTGAAACGCTGGCGGGCCTTTCCGCTCGACTGCACTGCCGGGGAACTCCTCGACGCCCTCGTGGAGAGCCTCAGCGCGCTCCTGCTGTGTGCCGTCACCGCCGCCGACGAGCGCGTCGACGATTCCTGGCGCCGCGAACCGGCGGCGCGTGCCCCGGAGCTCGTGGACCGCGACGCGTCCCTGGAGAACGCCGAGCACCGCATCGGGATGGCGGTACGGCGGTGGCGGCGCGAGGTCGAGGAGTACGCCGAGGACGAGGTACGCGGCCTCGACCGGGGCGCCGCGCAGGACCCCGAGGTGATCGCCGCCCTGGTCGCCACCGCGCTGCTGGGCGGCCGTCGAGCCCGCTCCGCGGGTGAGGGGCTCGCCGAGCGGATCGGCGCGCACGGGGCGCTGCGGCTGCGCGACCGCGGCGGGCGGCTGCTCACCGAGTACGTGAACCGGGTCATGCACAACGAACGCGAGCGCCGCCTCGCGCCCCTCGACGCCCTCGACGTCCATCCCGAACCGCAGGCCGAACTCATCGCCGCGTTGTCCGTACTGCAGAAGGAGAGGTGA
- a CDS encoding DUF2637 domain-containing protein, which produces MASRLRIDAVLVQAVIAGALSFAHLHDLAAAAGQDGWKAWAYPVSVDLLLVAAWRRLRTDGPSRLAWCWFVIALVASLGANVATAGLLDLGDVPDWLRILVAAWPALAFMGGTLLAHSPGDRAPDPPAPAAPTTEPDHELVPASEAEPEPVPAIDATPSLPAADPAPVPTAPAVPVPAALVDHARKVAADHHARTGNRIDTDTLRARLGVPPHLADAIAAQLT; this is translated from the coding sequence ATGGCCTCTCGACTGCGCATCGACGCCGTCCTGGTCCAGGCCGTCATCGCCGGGGCGCTGTCCTTCGCCCACCTGCACGACCTGGCCGCCGCTGCCGGACAGGACGGCTGGAAGGCCTGGGCCTACCCGGTCTCGGTCGACCTGCTCCTGGTCGCCGCCTGGCGCCGACTCCGTACCGACGGGCCGTCTCGGCTGGCTTGGTGCTGGTTCGTGATCGCCCTGGTCGCCTCGCTCGGCGCCAACGTCGCAACCGCTGGACTCCTCGACCTGGGCGACGTCCCGGACTGGCTGCGCATCCTCGTCGCCGCCTGGCCCGCACTCGCCTTCATGGGCGGCACCCTCCTCGCCCACTCGCCCGGAGACCGGGCGCCGGATCCGCCGGCACCCGCAGCCCCAACCACCGAGCCGGATCACGAGCTGGTCCCCGCATCAGAGGCGGAGCCTGAACCGGTCCCGGCCATCGACGCCACCCCGTCCCTTCCGGCCGCCGATCCCGCACCGGTTCCCACCGCTCCTGCGGTCCCCGTCCCGGCCGCGCTGGTCGACCACGCCCGCAAGGTCGCCGCCGACCACCACGCCCGCACCGGCAACCGGATCGACACCGACACCCTGCGCGCCCGCCTTGGCGTCCCGCCCCACCTCGCCGACGCCATCGCCGCCCAACTCACCTGA
- a CDS encoding Cys-Gln thioester bond-forming surface protein, which yields MFSSFSALSVCGRGAARLAAVTLASGLAVGGVLATGGPAVADTAPAHTQGGATATIGGLKTYGTAVVHSAEGDLEISAGLFEMSVEGGGMLQTYCVDIHNPTQKDAKYHETPWSGTSLGANKDAGRIRWILQNSYPQVNDLASLAKKAGVRGGLSEQDAAAGTQVAIWRYSDGVDVDAVDPEAEKLADYLEKSAREVAEPEASLTLDPPALSGHPGGLLGPVTVHTNAESVTVTPPADAATSGVRIVGKDGRSITTARNGSELFFEVPADTADGSAELTVQASTTVPVGRAFASETRSQTQILAGSSESTVTATASATWAETGAIPALSAAENCAEGGVDITAVNEGDEVFTFELMGTEHTIAAGDTRTVPIPLQEDQAYDFTITGPGGYEKRFTGVLDCRTQADAASEAGESTQILTQPSPATIGSTSADVNLAATGSSDATPLIAGVAIGLVVIGGAALIVVRKKKS from the coding sequence GTGTTTTCTTCGTTCTCCGCACTGTCCGTGTGCGGGCGAGGGGCTGCCCGCCTCGCCGCTGTCACGCTGGCGTCCGGGCTCGCCGTCGGCGGTGTGCTCGCGACGGGCGGCCCTGCCGTCGCCGACACCGCCCCTGCGCACACCCAGGGCGGAGCGACCGCCACCATAGGCGGCCTGAAGACGTACGGCACGGCGGTGGTGCACTCCGCCGAGGGCGACCTGGAGATCTCGGCGGGCCTGTTCGAGATGTCCGTCGAGGGCGGCGGCATGCTGCAGACCTACTGTGTGGACATCCACAACCCCACGCAGAAGGACGCCAAGTACCACGAGACGCCCTGGAGCGGCACCTCCCTGGGCGCCAACAAGGACGCCGGCCGCATCCGCTGGATCCTGCAGAACTCCTACCCGCAGGTGAACGACCTGGCCTCGCTGGCGAAGAAGGCGGGCGTACGGGGCGGGCTCAGCGAGCAGGACGCGGCGGCCGGTACGCAGGTGGCCATCTGGCGCTACTCGGACGGGGTGGACGTCGACGCCGTCGACCCGGAGGCCGAGAAGCTCGCGGACTATCTGGAGAAGAGCGCCCGTGAGGTGGCGGAGCCCGAGGCGTCGCTGACCCTCGACCCGCCCGCGCTCTCCGGCCACCCCGGTGGGCTGCTCGGTCCGGTGACCGTGCACACCAACGCGGAGAGCGTCACGGTGACCCCGCCGGCCGACGCCGCGACGAGCGGGGTGCGGATCGTCGGCAAGGACGGCAGGAGCATCACCACCGCGCGGAACGGCAGCGAGCTGTTCTTCGAGGTGCCGGCGGACACCGCGGACGGCTCCGCCGAGCTGACGGTGCAGGCGTCGACCACCGTGCCGGTCGGCCGCGCTTTCGCCTCCGAGACCAGAAGCCAGACGCAGATCCTGGCCGGCTCCAGCGAGTCCACGGTCACGGCGACGGCGAGCGCGACCTGGGCGGAGACGGGCGCGATACCCGCCCTGTCCGCGGCGGAGAACTGCGCCGAGGGCGGCGTGGACATCACCGCGGTCAACGAGGGCGACGAGGTGTTCACCTTCGAGCTGATGGGCACCGAGCACACCATCGCGGCCGGTGACACCCGCACGGTGCCCATCCCGCTCCAGGAGGACCAGGCCTACGACTTCACGATCACCGGCCCCGGCGGCTACGAGAAGCGCTTCACCGGCGTCCTCGACTGCCGTACCCAGGCCGACGCGGCCTCCGAGGCCGGCGAGTCCACCCAGATCCTCACCCAGCCGAGCCCGGCCACGATCGGCAGCACCTCCGCCGACGTCAACCTGGCCGCCACCGGCAGCTCCGACGCGACCCCGTTGATCGCGGGCGTTGCCATCGGCCTGGTGGTGATCGGTGGCGCGGCACTGATCGTGGTCCGCAAGAAGAAGTCGTAG
- a CDS encoding single-stranded DNA-binding protein, which produces MNETMVCAVGNVATQPVYRELAAGPSARFRLAVTSRYWDREKNTWTDGHTNFFTVWANRQLATNAAASLGVGDPVIVQGRLKVRTDVREGQSWTSADIDAVAIGHDLARGTSAFRRANAKGETVAAGSPQQPEPVWETPAGESEESTADTESQRGSVVAAVT; this is translated from the coding sequence ATGAACGAGACGATGGTGTGCGCGGTGGGCAACGTGGCGACGCAGCCGGTCTACCGGGAGTTGGCGGCCGGGCCGTCGGCACGGTTCCGGCTGGCGGTGACCTCTCGGTACTGGGACCGGGAGAAGAACACCTGGACGGACGGGCACACCAACTTCTTCACGGTGTGGGCCAATCGGCAGCTCGCCACCAACGCGGCCGCCTCCCTGGGAGTGGGCGATCCCGTCATCGTGCAGGGCCGGTTGAAGGTGCGGACGGACGTGCGCGAGGGGCAGAGCTGGACGTCGGCCGACATCGATGCCGTGGCGATCGGTCACGATCTGGCGCGAGGCACCTCGGCGTTCCGGCGCGCGAACGCCAAGGGCGAGACGGTGGCGGCAGGTTCACCTCAGCAGCCCGAGCCGGTGTGGGAGACGCCCGCCGGTGAGTCGGAGGAGAGCACGGCCGACACCGAGTCCCAACGGGGGTCAGTGGTTGCGGCGGTGACGTGA
- the repSA gene encoding replication initiator protein RepSA gives MPDLLLDPATLGDLLRVASAPDYTRWEDQIRRTGGCADPIHLTGWVLHKDKTTGETLHHYSTENEPGGRLRVACGNRRASRCPACAWTYAGDTYHLIRAGLAGDDRRDIPATVRDHPRVFATLTAPSFGPVHNRPDRGVCRCGTRHAADDPVLGTALDPVTYDYAGAVLFNNHAGQLWQRFANRLRREIAARAGITQRELKECARLSYGKVAEFQKRGAVHFHAVIRIDGPEGPDTAPPSWATVDLLADATRAAAAHSYTSVSVPAADDQPARTFRWGTQLDIRPVKAFGDGSDITEQAVASYVAKYATKAAENTGTLDRRIGELAELDRHQVPDHTRRLIEACKQLDPLYPDRRLWAWAHMLGFRGHFSSKSRRYSTTLGALRQERADYRAAQEAAALGLEDIEPDTVLILADWQYAGHGHTPGESALAATIARDLQLNRETAREALRDQLTDEGKC, from the coding sequence GTGCCTGACCTGCTCCTCGACCCGGCCACCCTCGGCGACCTGCTGAGGGTGGCCTCGGCCCCCGACTACACCCGCTGGGAAGACCAGATCCGCCGCACCGGCGGCTGCGCCGACCCCATCCACCTGACCGGCTGGGTCCTCCACAAGGACAAGACGACCGGCGAGACCCTGCACCACTACTCCACCGAGAACGAGCCGGGCGGCCGTCTCCGCGTCGCCTGCGGCAACCGCCGGGCCTCGCGCTGCCCGGCCTGCGCCTGGACCTACGCGGGCGACACCTACCACCTCATCCGCGCCGGGCTCGCCGGGGACGACCGACGCGACATCCCCGCCACTGTCCGCGACCACCCACGCGTCTTCGCCACCCTCACCGCCCCCTCGTTCGGCCCGGTCCACAACCGGCCCGACCGGGGCGTCTGCCGCTGCGGCACCCGCCACGCAGCCGATGACCCCGTCCTGGGCACCGCCTTGGACCCTGTCACCTACGACTACGCGGGCGCCGTCCTGTTCAACAACCACGCCGGACAGCTCTGGCAGCGCTTCGCCAACCGGCTCCGCCGCGAGATCGCCGCCCGCGCCGGCATCACCCAACGAGAGCTGAAGGAGTGCGCCCGGCTGTCGTACGGCAAGGTCGCCGAGTTCCAGAAGCGCGGTGCCGTGCACTTCCATGCCGTGATCCGCATCGACGGACCCGAGGGACCGGACACCGCCCCGCCGTCCTGGGCGACGGTCGACCTCCTCGCCGACGCGACCCGTGCAGCTGCAGCGCACTCCTACACGTCGGTCTCCGTCCCGGCCGCCGACGACCAACCGGCCCGCACCTTCCGCTGGGGCACCCAACTCGACATCCGCCCCGTCAAGGCTTTCGGTGACGGCTCCGACATCACCGAACAGGCCGTCGCCTCCTACGTCGCCAAGTACGCCACCAAGGCCGCCGAGAACACCGGCACCCTGGACCGCCGGATCGGCGAACTCGCCGAACTCGACCGCCACCAGGTCCCCGACCACACCCGCCGCCTCATCGAGGCCTGCAAGCAGCTCGACCCCCTCTACCCAGACCGCCGCCTATGGGCCTGGGCACACATGCTCGGTTTCCGCGGCCACTTCTCCTCCAAGTCCCGCCGCTACTCCACCACCCTCGGCGCCCTCCGCCAGGAACGCGCCGACTACCGCGCCGCCCAAGAGGCCGCCGCCCTCGGCCTGGAGGACATCGAGCCAGACACCGTCCTGATCCTCGCCGACTGGCAGTACGCCGGACACGGCCACACCCCCGGCGAATCGGCCCTCGCCGCCACCATCGCCCGCGACCTCCAGCTCAACCGCGAAACCGCCCGCGAAGCCCTACGCGACCAACTCACGGACGAAGGGAAGTGCTGA
- a CDS encoding helix-turn-helix transcriptional regulator, translating into MASELPHRFLTPEDLVAMFELPSVETVYQWRRKRTGPRGFRVGRHLRFDPNDVRAWVDSQIGEAA; encoded by the coding sequence ATGGCCTCAGAGCTGCCCCACCGGTTCCTGACCCCTGAGGACCTGGTCGCGATGTTCGAGCTGCCCAGCGTCGAGACGGTCTACCAATGGCGCCGTAAGCGCACAGGTCCCCGCGGCTTCCGCGTCGGCCGGCATCTCCGCTTCGACCCGAACGACGTGCGGGCCTGGGTGGATTCTCAGATCGGGGAGGCTGCCTGA
- a CDS encoding tyrosine-type recombinase/integrase: MAGHIQDRWYRTEVGPEGKTRKVKTDRHGMGMRYRARYIGPDGTEKSKSFPDKQKRLADAWLTNIEADMARGQYIDPKAARVTFREYTDRWLAALTTDLTSRAAVEGRLRLHALPYLGTRPIGSFQPEHIRDWSRQLEDVVSSAQYRRLIFDAVSSVLNAAVDDRLLASNPCRARSVKAPRPAPSRVHPWSAEQVFAVRTGLPERYRAMVDLGAGCGLRQGEIFGLAVDNIGDLGWLYVRQQVKKVRGTLVFAPPKRGKFRDVPLDPEVSAALREHMERFPPVEVTLPWLTPTGPKVTHRLLFTSDIGAAIWSQAFNDRAWKPALASAGIIPTPEKGERYAAARQHGMHALRHFYASVLLDAGESIKALSLYLGHSDPGFTLRVYTHLMPSSETRTRKAISAMYRAAGHAHDGPGTAQAA; encoded by the coding sequence ATGGCTGGCCACATCCAGGACCGTTGGTATCGGACCGAGGTCGGCCCGGAAGGTAAAACCCGCAAGGTCAAGACCGACCGCCACGGCATGGGAATGCGCTATCGGGCCCGCTACATCGGCCCGGACGGCACAGAGAAGTCGAAGAGCTTCCCCGACAAGCAGAAGCGCTTGGCCGACGCCTGGCTGACCAACATAGAAGCCGACATGGCGCGCGGGCAGTACATCGACCCGAAAGCAGCGCGGGTCACCTTCCGCGAGTACACCGATCGCTGGCTGGCCGCCCTCACGACCGACCTCACCAGCCGTGCAGCAGTGGAAGGCCGGTTGCGCCTCCACGCCCTGCCGTACCTCGGCACACGGCCGATCGGCTCGTTCCAACCCGAGCACATCCGCGACTGGAGCCGTCAGCTCGAGGACGTGGTGTCGTCGGCTCAGTACCGGCGCCTTATCTTCGACGCCGTCTCCTCCGTGTTGAACGCGGCTGTAGATGACCGTCTCTTGGCCTCGAACCCGTGCCGGGCCCGATCGGTCAAGGCACCTCGCCCCGCGCCGTCGCGTGTCCATCCGTGGTCAGCAGAGCAGGTCTTCGCCGTACGCACTGGCCTCCCCGAGCGCTACCGGGCCATGGTTGACCTGGGCGCCGGTTGCGGGCTGCGACAGGGTGAGATCTTCGGCCTGGCCGTCGACAACATCGGCGATCTAGGCTGGCTCTACGTCCGCCAGCAGGTCAAGAAGGTTCGCGGCACGCTCGTCTTCGCCCCGCCCAAGCGCGGCAAGTTCCGTGACGTTCCCCTCGACCCAGAGGTGTCGGCGGCGCTCCGTGAGCACATGGAGCGTTTCCCGCCCGTCGAGGTGACCTTGCCCTGGCTGACTCCGACCGGCCCCAAGGTCACGCATCGTCTGCTGTTCACGAGCGACATCGGCGCAGCCATCTGGAGCCAGGCCTTCAACGACCGGGCGTGGAAGCCTGCGCTCGCATCCGCCGGCATCATCCCGACCCCGGAGAAGGGCGAGCGTTATGCCGCCGCCCGTCAGCACGGCATGCACGCCCTACGCCACTTCTACGCCTCGGTCCTCCTGGACGCCGGGGAAAGCATCAAGGCTCTGAGCCTCTACCTCGGCCACAGCGACCCGGGGTTCACGCTCCGCGTCTACACGCACCTCATGCCGTCCAGCGAGACCCGGACCCGGAAAGCAATCTCCGCGATGTACCGGGCCGCCGGTCACGCCCACGACGGCCCAGGGACGGCCCAAGCCGCCTGA
- a CDS encoding GGDEF domain-containing protein, translating into MDLHIAASIVPLLGWAVHGGILTHRLASARRDPLTGLHTRAGWTARAEHCIRRHPHAAVLLVDLDHFKTLNDTHGHAAGDAALTATADRLRAWCGRHGTAGRLGGDEFVAVLQDLAAADLDALTTALHQPLHFDGKSLPLAASVGVCAVSELPVRALTEALAAADAAMYAAKGRSRRGSRTSR; encoded by the coding sequence GTGGATCTGCACATAGCCGCCAGCATCGTGCCGTTACTCGGCTGGGCCGTGCACGGAGGCATCCTCACCCACCGCCTCGCCTCCGCCCGCCGCGACCCGCTCACCGGACTGCACACCCGCGCCGGATGGACCGCCCGCGCCGAACACTGCATCCGCCGGCACCCGCACGCCGCCGTGCTCCTGGTCGACCTCGACCACTTCAAGACACTCAACGACACCCACGGCCACGCCGCCGGGGACGCAGCCCTCACCGCCACCGCCGACCGGCTCCGGGCCTGGTGCGGCCGCCACGGCACCGCCGGACGCCTGGGCGGAGACGAATTCGTCGCCGTCCTCCAGGACCTGGCCGCCGCGGACCTCGACGCCCTCACCACCGCACTGCACCAGCCCCTGCACTTCGACGGGAAGTCGCTGCCGCTGGCCGCCTCGGTCGGCGTCTGTGCCGTCTCCGAACTCCCGGTGCGGGCCCTTACTGAGGCGCTCGCCGCCGCTGACGCGGCCATGTACGCCGCCAAGGGCCGCAGCCGCCGGGGCTCGCGCACCTCTCGCTGA
- a CDS encoding SpdD-like protein, producing MLRPKIPTNPTPTGRVTPPVVVEPTAIVPAAHTPPTVPVAPVPSRPVVQLTPGTALALVGGGTAVVLVVGAVLVSMLLAVAVTAVSVAVCAVVLRSLLASEAKRR from the coding sequence ATGCTCCGCCCCAAGATCCCGACCAACCCCACACCCACAGGCCGCGTCACGCCGCCCGTTGTCGTCGAGCCGACCGCGATCGTCCCGGCCGCCCACACCCCGCCCACCGTCCCGGTGGCTCCGGTGCCGTCCCGGCCCGTCGTCCAGCTCACCCCCGGCACCGCTCTCGCCCTCGTCGGCGGCGGAACCGCCGTGGTCCTGGTCGTCGGCGCCGTCCTGGTCTCGATGCTCCTGGCGGTCGCCGTCACGGCCGTCTCGGTCGCCGTCTGCGCCGTCGTCCTGCGCTCGCTCCTCGCCTCCGAGGCCAAGCGCCGCTGA
- a CDS encoding YfjP family GTPase, whose translation MGRTGASRRDVPSRRKESEEAWDDGLIARRVTETTGGEQAAVMETRPTGPQTVMPLSYDGPLRSRLDALRELVGLSRTRLDSVTLAEAGRVLDEAAARRKLSGLHTVVAIAGATGSGKSQLFNALAGVAISETGVRRPTTAAPIACSWSDGAASLIDRLGIPGRLRRRPLQSPEAEAQLQGLVLVDLPDLDSAAVQHREQAERLLDLVDAIIWVVDPEKYADAVLHERYLRPMAGHAEIMIVVLNQVDRLPGEAADQVLDDLRRLLDEDGIALGEHGEPGAAVLALSALTGEGIGDLREVLGQFVAERGAAARRISADLDAAAARLWPVYATRRRTGLSEQARDEFSARLADAVGATAAGEAAERAWLRNANRACGTPWLRLWRWYLDRREPPTGRLQLRAHADEQATARQKVEQAVRTVADRASAGLPAPWAQAVREAAARGSHGLPEALDELTARAGLPPGRPPRPGWWPAAVLVQVSMTMLQVVGGLWLVGQIVGVMSPNLGVPVLLMVSGIVGGPLVEWSCKLAARGPARRYGLEAERRLREAAAGCGRARVLDPVAAELLRYREVREQYGRVLRTGAGVR comes from the coding sequence TTGGGTCGCACCGGCGCCTCCCGCCGCGACGTCCCCTCCCGCCGCAAGGAGTCCGAAGAGGCCTGGGACGACGGGCTGATCGCGCGTCGGGTGACCGAGACGACCGGCGGTGAGCAGGCCGCCGTAATGGAGACCAGGCCGACTGGGCCGCAGACCGTGATGCCGCTGTCGTACGACGGCCCGTTGCGGTCGCGCCTGGACGCCCTGCGCGAACTCGTGGGGCTGTCGCGCACCCGGCTCGACAGCGTGACTCTCGCCGAGGCGGGCCGGGTGCTCGACGAGGCGGCGGCGCGGCGCAAGCTCTCCGGGCTGCACACCGTCGTCGCCATCGCGGGCGCGACCGGCAGCGGCAAGTCGCAGCTGTTCAACGCGCTGGCCGGGGTGGCCATCTCGGAGACGGGCGTACGTCGGCCCACCACGGCCGCGCCCATCGCGTGCAGTTGGAGCGACGGTGCGGCGAGCCTCATCGACCGGCTCGGCATCCCGGGGCGGTTGCGCCGGCGCCCGTTGCAGAGCCCGGAGGCGGAGGCTCAGCTGCAAGGACTGGTCCTGGTGGACCTGCCCGACCTCGACTCCGCCGCCGTACAGCATCGCGAGCAGGCCGAGCGGCTGCTGGATCTCGTGGACGCGATCATCTGGGTGGTGGATCCGGAGAAGTACGCCGACGCCGTCCTCCACGAGCGTTATCTGCGGCCCATGGCCGGGCACGCGGAGATCATGATCGTCGTCCTGAATCAGGTCGACCGGCTCCCCGGGGAGGCGGCCGACCAGGTGCTCGACGATCTGCGGCGGCTGCTCGACGAGGACGGGATCGCCCTGGGGGAGCACGGCGAACCGGGCGCGGCCGTGCTCGCGCTGTCCGCGCTCACCGGGGAGGGCATCGGGGATCTGCGCGAGGTGCTTGGCCAGTTCGTGGCGGAGCGGGGCGCCGCTGCCCGTCGTATCTCCGCCGATCTCGATGCCGCCGCGGCGCGGCTGTGGCCCGTCTACGCAACCCGGAGGCGCACGGGACTCAGTGAGCAGGCGCGCGACGAGTTCTCCGCGCGGCTGGCGGACGCCGTGGGCGCCACCGCCGCCGGTGAGGCCGCCGAACGGGCCTGGCTGCGCAACGCCAACCGGGCGTGCGGGACGCCCTGGTTGCGATTGTGGCGGTGGTACCTGGACCGGCGCGAACCTCCCACGGGACGACTGCAGTTGCGTGCGCATGCCGACGAGCAGGCCACCGCGCGGCAGAAGGTCGAACAGGCGGTGCGTACGGTGGCCGACCGGGCGTCGGCCGGGCTGCCCGCGCCGTGGGCGCAGGCCGTGCGGGAGGCGGCCGCGCGCGGGTCCCATGGGTTGCCCGAGGCGCTCGACGAGCTGACGGCGCGGGCCGGGTTGCCGCCAGGACGCCCGCCGCGGCCGGGCTGGTGGCCCGCGGCCGTGCTCGTGCAGGTGTCCATGACGATGCTCCAGGTCGTCGGCGGGCTGTGGCTGGTGGGACAGATCGTCGGGGTGATGTCACCGAATCTCGGGGTGCCGGTACTGCTGATGGTGTCCGGGATCGTCGGCGGCCCGCTCGTGGAGTGGAGCTGCAAACTGGCGGCGCGGGGGCCGGCCCGGCGGTACGGGCTGGAGGCGGAGCGGCGATTGCGGGAGGCGGCGGCCGGGTGCGGGCGGGCACGGGTGCTCGATCCGGTGGCGGCTGAGCTGCTGCGGTACCGGGAGGTTCGGGAGCAGTACGGGCGGGTTCTGCGGACGGGGGCAGGGGTGAGGTAG
- a CDS encoding mobile element transfer protein translates to MTARDHFHSVMRIGPVQIGTHRDRNGRTKHAAVCSADRCGWSADYSSQSAAQLAARTHRCKVR, encoded by the coding sequence ATGACCGCCCGCGACCACTTCCACTCCGTGATGCGGATCGGCCCCGTGCAGATCGGCACCCACCGCGACCGCAACGGCCGAACCAAGCACGCGGCCGTGTGCAGCGCCGACCGCTGCGGCTGGTCCGCCGACTACTCCAGCCAGTCCGCCGCCCAGCTCGCCGCCCGCACCCACCGCTGCAAGGTCCGCTGA